In Acholeplasma equirhinis, the following proteins share a genomic window:
- a CDS encoding DHH family phosphoesterase gives MEKQILEKIKSYQTIIIHRHTRPDLDAYGSQLGFRSLLKLNFPEKQIYVVGDDQNYPFDHTMDEISDDLYEGALAFVLDTAEAKLVSDDRYKLAKELIVIDHHLNDTNLNPAIFYKNEKWISCSEIIADLGLKWGFKFDKEAAGHMLAGIIGDSGRFNYINKDNGEHVFYISSVLMSYGIDIKEIYDYLYIEPLVKRKGRVLFSDFQLSENNVAYRFNDQALIEKSGLDFFSVSRGMVNGMAGIKEVPIWANFTENEKGEIIAELRSRNISIVDIAKKYGGGGHANACGATLQSFDEALLMIKDLDERAKLYDTQNNL, from the coding sequence ATGGAAAAACAAATATTAGAAAAAATTAAGTCTTATCAAACAATTATTATTCACCGACACACTAGACCAGATTTAGATGCTTATGGCTCACAATTAGGGTTTAGATCTTTACTTAAATTAAATTTCCCTGAAAAACAAATTTATGTTGTTGGTGATGATCAAAACTATCCTTTTGATCACACAATGGATGAAATCAGTGATGATCTATATGAAGGTGCACTTGCATTTGTATTAGACACAGCAGAGGCTAAACTTGTAAGCGATGACCGTTATAAGTTAGCTAAAGAATTAATCGTTATTGATCATCATTTGAATGACACCAATTTGAATCCTGCGATTTTTTATAAAAATGAAAAATGGATTTCATGTAGTGAAATCATTGCAGACTTAGGATTAAAATGGGGATTTAAATTTGATAAAGAAGCAGCAGGCCATATGCTTGCTGGTATTATTGGTGATTCAGGACGTTTCAACTATATCAATAAAGATAATGGAGAACACGTCTTTTATATTTCATCTGTTTTAATGAGTTATGGCATAGATATCAAAGAAATTTATGATTATCTTTACATTGAGCCACTTGTTAAAAGAAAAGGCAGAGTTTTATTCAGTGATTTCCAATTATCTGAAAATAATGTTGCTTATCGTTTTAATGACCAAGCATTAATTGAAAAATCGGGACTTGATTTCTTCTCAGTTTCGCGTGGCATGGTAAATGGTATGGCAGGTATTAAAGAAGTACCAATATGGGCAAACTTCACTGAGAATGAAAAAGGTGAGATTATTGCCGAATTAAGAAGTAGAAATATCTCAATTGTTGATATTGCTAAAAAATATGGTGGTGGTGGACATGCAAATGCATGTGGTGCAACACTACAAAGCTTTGATGAGGCATTATTAATGATCAAAGATTTAGATGAAAGGGCAAAGCTATATGATACTCAAAACAATTTATAA
- a CDS encoding lamin tail domain-containing protein, which translates to MKKVVLLIVAFIAAIAVVACDTATSPLVISKVYTTDRQANNLIELYNPGEGAIDLSAYALNFYTNGSKEVSTTIQLEGTIESASYFLIGSGNHNVQSAKEKIDFQHTTGSLPFNGNDVIELIFNGNRLDIVGRIGLDYDYSRNTTMIRLGEPEDYAPKTEYDEFTFIQYAPDLYEFLKNDDYEIRTLEQLYAGPQLESRYLDMPFVSPNNDKLGGGGALVTTLQSIADGDTAAFAGKSQQGFPGGSMRYFYINTPEVNSTYVIAEPWGYVASKYNKQYLLNDASSKTIIIQSIPGYNLVEGNGRSLGLVWVNGALSQHLIVREGLTEDVPITYQPYDVLLTYKKVPYLTFLRYAEKVAKDNGWGVKGYPANPNGEKSPDWNFDANGGTGALATTNPIWEPHLPLPW; encoded by the coding sequence ATGAAAAAAGTAGTACTACTTATTGTTGCTTTTATCGCAGCAATTGCAGTTGTTGCCTGTGACACTGCGACATCACCTCTGGTAATTTCAAAAGTTTACACTACAGATAGACAAGCAAATAATTTAATTGAACTTTACAACCCAGGAGAAGGTGCCATTGATTTATCAGCATACGCATTAAATTTTTATACAAATGGTTCAAAAGAAGTATCAACAACAATTCAATTAGAAGGCACAATTGAAAGTGCATCCTATTTCTTAATTGGTAGTGGAAATCACAACGTACAATCAGCAAAAGAAAAAATTGATTTCCAACATACAACAGGTTCATTACCTTTTAATGGAAATGATGTTATTGAATTAATATTCAATGGTAATAGATTAGATATCGTTGGTCGTATTGGACTTGATTATGATTATTCGAGAAATACGACAATGATTCGTTTAGGTGAACCGGAAGATTACGCTCCAAAAACTGAATACGATGAATTCACTTTTATTCAATATGCACCAGACCTTTATGAATTTTTAAAGAATGATGATTATGAAATTAGAACATTAGAACAACTTTATGCAGGTCCACAACTTGAATCACGTTATTTGGATATGCCGTTCGTGAGTCCAAATAATGATAAACTAGGTGGAGGTGGTGCATTAGTAACCACACTACAAAGTATTGCAGACGGTGATACAGCCGCATTTGCTGGTAAATCTCAACAAGGTTTCCCTGGTGGTTCTATGCGTTATTTCTATATTAATACACCAGAAGTGAACAGTACGTATGTTATTGCAGAACCTTGGGGTTATGTTGCAAGTAAATACAACAAACAATATTTATTAAATGATGCTTCATCAAAAACAATTATTATTCAATCAATTCCGGGATACAACTTAGTAGAAGGTAATGGACGTTCATTAGGATTAGTTTGGGTGAACGGCGCACTTTCTCAGCACTTAATTGTTAGAGAAGGTTTAACAGAGGATGTTCCGATTACTTATCAACCATATGACGTATTATTAACATATAAGAAAGTTCCATATCTAACATTCTTACGTTATGCTGAAAAAGTAGCTAAGGATAATGGTTGGGGTGTTAAAGGATATCCGGCTAACCCGAATGGTGAAAAATCACCAGACTGGAACTTTGATGCAAATGGTGGAACAGGTGCATTAGCAACTACAAACCCAATTTGGGAACCACATTTACCACTTCCTTGGTAA
- a CDS encoding OB-fold nucleic acid binding domain-containing protein encodes MKKVLSVLLIMLFSIVLIACEETPNPPAGETDASVAKLALAKSGLNAIIADPTNITNGFQVPGLSNGVTITWESNNPGVVSVGQLAGVFYNIVVNRPEKGQGDATAKLTANLSIKSALSDDMLTDTWSVDLTVKEKVVASITIDTVADLLDLKEPAYDNNYQVTISDMTIIAKSGAEAWATDGTGVVMLFGAGDKVQVGKVYTVSGTIDWYFGIWEIKNITATEQTDATPLDVQPEVIESIQDKIDELVAAGENTYALEEDDDASKGNFEAIYATITGQVFMIPGDTGNYSTYIVDVDYDLEQEWRAGTKQQPADGLLVYYQSGDLAYVRDHVGKTVTMDVVIYTYRSNQQTFAIYYVGGPTGIVADYTDEEAVATAKTALSLPGTVNEAGNLPLITTGAGQTNISWAFKNADDPNNALVNLATGAFTLPAQGTSVSVTLVATISRGDVTDTKEFTVTISNIQIMTVAMARAASGQVTFQATVLGYIADDTILLFDETGFIVAYNNSTDEALFADFGKMIEITGTRGAYNGLQQVTNYDWEVVGDGLDLPEAIDLQSLESWAAADLLPLQGAIISAANLKVSAINSVQYGNVDLTLLDELTGKTIRLFWDSRITNTIGGADFLKALAVGDYVTFENAVLAWPNNGPAITIYNANQVKTGVAPELTDEQKLALDKAALTLPETAAEDLELPTGPLANGTDVSWASSNEAVLGADGTYGSPAEDTIVTLTATLTNGTAEDTKVFEILVKAGDSLPELKATASYSGATGNMAGGNNAATINLDSDLFTVTANKNTPSNNVGLNGSGQIRLYADRASGDGNELVISIAAGYQITGVKFTFGASTNNPTATLKLGDVESSLVNADLFDTTLTHVGLAINSFSLKNTQTGGSNNAQIYILTIEITYVVLPAAE; translated from the coding sequence ATGAAAAAAGTTTTATCAGTATTACTGATTATGCTATTCTCCATCGTATTAATTGCTTGTGAGGAAACACCAAACCCACCAGCAGGTGAAACCGATGCGTCAGTAGCAAAATTAGCTTTAGCAAAGAGTGGTCTTAATGCTATCATTGCGGACCCAACTAATATTACAAATGGTTTCCAAGTTCCTGGCTTATCTAACGGGGTTACAATTACATGGGAATCAAATAACCCTGGTGTTGTATCTGTTGGTCAACTAGCAGGTGTCTTCTATAATATAGTTGTAAACCGTCCAGAAAAAGGACAAGGTGATGCTACAGCTAAACTAACTGCGAACCTAAGCATTAAATCTGCTTTATCAGATGATATGTTAACTGATACTTGGTCAGTAGATTTAACTGTTAAAGAAAAGGTTGTTGCAAGTATCACAATTGATACAGTTGCAGATCTTTTAGATCTTAAAGAACCTGCGTACGATAACAACTATCAAGTTACTATTTCAGATATGACTATCATTGCTAAATCTGGTGCTGAAGCCTGGGCAACAGATGGTACTGGTGTAGTTATGTTATTTGGAGCTGGCGATAAAGTTCAAGTTGGTAAAGTTTATACAGTATCTGGTACTATTGATTGGTACTTCGGTATTTGGGAAATTAAGAACATTACAGCAACTGAACAAACTGATGCAACTCCACTTGATGTACAACCAGAAGTTATCGAAAGTATTCAAGATAAAATTGATGAACTCGTTGCAGCTGGTGAAAATACATATGCACTAGAAGAAGACGATGATGCTTCTAAAGGTAATTTTGAAGCAATCTATGCTACAATCACTGGTCAAGTATTTATGATCCCTGGTGATACTGGCAACTACAGTACTTATATTGTGGATGTTGATTATGACCTAGAACAAGAATGGCGTGCTGGTACAAAACAACAACCAGCTGATGGTTTACTAGTTTACTATCAATCAGGTGATTTAGCTTATGTTAGAGACCATGTTGGTAAAACTGTTACTATGGATGTAGTCATTTATACATATCGTTCAAATCAACAAACTTTCGCTATTTACTATGTAGGTGGACCTACTGGTATCGTTGCTGATTACACTGATGAAGAAGCAGTTGCAACTGCTAAGACTGCATTATCATTACCAGGAACAGTTAATGAAGCAGGAAATCTGCCATTAATCACTACTGGTGCTGGTCAAACTAACATTTCATGGGCATTCAAAAATGCTGATGATCCAAACAATGCTTTAGTTAATCTTGCAACAGGTGCATTCACATTACCTGCTCAAGGTACTTCAGTTTCAGTTACATTAGTCGCAACAATTTCAAGAGGTGATGTAACAGACACTAAAGAATTTACTGTTACAATTTCTAACATTCAAATTATGACTGTTGCTATGGCAAGAGCTGCTTCAGGTCAAGTTACATTCCAAGCAACTGTATTAGGTTATATTGCTGATGATACAATTCTATTATTTGACGAAACAGGATTTATCGTTGCTTACAATAACTCAACAGATGAAGCATTATTTGCAGACTTTGGTAAGATGATTGAAATTACTGGTACACGCGGTGCGTATAACGGTTTACAACAAGTGACTAATTATGATTGGGAAGTTGTAGGAGATGGTTTAGATTTACCAGAAGCAATTGATTTACAATCATTAGAATCATGGGCTGCAGCTGATTTATTACCACTTCAAGGTGCAATCATTTCAGCAGCAAATTTAAAAGTTTCTGCAATCAATAGCGTACAATATGGAAATGTTGATTTAACACTATTAGATGAATTAACAGGTAAAACAATTAGATTATTCTGGGATTCAAGAATTACAAATACAATTGGTGGTGCAGATTTCCTTAAAGCATTAGCTGTAGGTGACTATGTAACATTTGAAAACGCAGTATTAGCTTGGCCAAATAATGGTCCAGCAATTACTATCTACAATGCGAATCAAGTTAAAACTGGTGTAGCACCAGAATTAACAGATGAACAAAAATTAGCTTTAGATAAAGCAGCATTAACATTACCTGAAACTGCTGCTGAAGACTTAGAATTACCTACTGGACCTTTAGCAAATGGTACTGATGTTTCTTGGGCATCTTCTAATGAAGCAGTTTTAGGTGCTGATGGTACTTATGGTTCACCTGCTGAAGACACAATTGTTACTTTAACAGCTACATTAACTAACGGTACTGCTGAAGATACTAAAGTGTTTGAAATTTTAGTTAAAGCTGGAGATTCATTACCAGAATTAAAAGCAACTGCTTCATATTCAGGTGCAACCGGAAACATGGCAGGTGGAAATAACGCTGCAACAATCAATTTAGATTCAGATCTATTTACTGTTACAGCTAACAAAAATACACCATCAAATAATGTTGGTTTAAATGGTTCTGGTCAAATCAGACTTTATGCAGATAGAGCCAGTGGTGATGGTAACGAATTAGTAATCTCAATTGCTGCAGGTTACCAAATTACCGGTGTTAAATTCACTTTTGGTGCATCTACAAACAACCCAACTGCCACATTGAAACTTGGTGATGTTGAATCATCACTAGTTAATGCCGACTTATTTGATACAACATTAACACATGTAGGTTTAGCAATTAATTCATTCTCATTAAAGAATACACAAACTGGTGGTTCTAATAATGCTCAAATCTACATCTTAACAATCGAAATTACTTACGTTGTACTTCCAGCTGCTGAATAA
- a CDS encoding DHH family phosphoesterase: protein MILKTIYNKIKKYPKIIIYGHIRPDGDCYGAQFGLKNLIQNAFPEKEVYVTSQLSEAMQFVGMPDIVVPSDLPDSFYSDALSIVVDTATADRVSNPKYTLGLEVIKIDHHIPIDQYGDYQWVDTSFPSCAQMIAYFSTKFKKLKITKPGAVAMYTGILTDTGRFKYRGVSELTHQMAGMLLNHGADVEEIDKQLSIESLDMIRFKGFVYQNFKTTDKGFIYLIITDKIREEFKLSYEEASSVVNMLGGIEGFPVWAIFIEDKGEIRVRLRSNGPDIDKVANQFRGGGHAKASGATLSSLDELDQFIEAVHKVL, encoded by the coding sequence ATGATACTCAAAACAATTTATAATAAGATTAAAAAATATCCAAAAATCATTATCTATGGTCATATTAGACCAGATGGTGATTGTTATGGTGCACAATTCGGTTTAAAGAACTTAATTCAAAATGCATTTCCTGAGAAAGAAGTTTATGTAACAAGCCAACTTAGCGAAGCGATGCAATTTGTAGGTATGCCAGATATTGTTGTACCAAGTGATTTACCAGATAGTTTCTATAGTGATGCACTTTCAATTGTCGTTGATACTGCAACAGCAGATCGTGTTTCGAATCCCAAATATACATTAGGTCTAGAAGTTATTAAAATTGATCACCATATTCCAATTGATCAATATGGAGACTATCAATGGGTTGATACTTCTTTCCCATCATGTGCTCAAATGATTGCATATTTTTCAACTAAGTTTAAGAAATTGAAAATAACTAAACCTGGTGCGGTTGCAATGTATACAGGTATTCTTACAGATACAGGTAGATTTAAATATCGTGGTGTATCAGAACTTACACACCAAATGGCAGGTATGTTATTAAATCATGGTGCAGATGTTGAAGAAATCGATAAACAACTTTCAATTGAATCATTAGACATGATTCGTTTCAAAGGTTTTGTATATCAAAACTTTAAAACAACAGACAAAGGTTTTATTTATTTAATTATCACAGACAAAATCCGCGAAGAATTTAAGCTTTCTTATGAAGAAGCGAGTTCGGTTGTTAATATGTTAGGCGGTATCGAGGGCTTCCCCGTTTGGGCAATCTTTATTGAAGATAAAGGTGAAATCCGTGTAAGACTTCGTTCAAATGGACCTGACATTGATAAAGTTGCTAATCAATTTAGAGGTGGTGGACATGCAAAAGCAAGTGGTGCTACACTCTCAAGTTTAGATGAACTTGATCAATTCATCGAAGCGGTACATAAAGTCTTATAA